From Fulvivirga lutea:
AACTCCAGATCGTAAAAGCTATCTTCAAAGAACCCGTTGATCATGAACTTGTCTCCAACTTTCATTTTGGAAAAATCAACAGTTCTAAGATACATCGCCCCTGCCATCATGTCTCGCACTCCATCAGGCGCCACATAAACCTTGGGTTCTTTAAACTTGCCTGTTTTCTTATCAGCAACCTTTGCCTCAATCAAATTAACGCGATGATCAAAGCGAACAACTTCATCTTTCTTATAATTGCCTTCTCTAATCTTTCGATATGAAATATGTGGTATTAAAGCAGCAGAATCTACATAAGCACCCCAGTGGTCGTCTACGTTAGCCACCCAATCCACCATACCACTAGTACGACCATATACATCAATTTTATAACAAGGTCTGTGATTTACTTTATAAGACTTTGGGTCAATGACCATCTCCGCTTCACCTATCGAGAAGATTCCAAAGTTTACTTTGAACTCCAATCTTTCCCCGCGCTGAAAATTATCATAATCGATAGGAATATAGCTGGGTTCATCTTTTGTGATAAATGAACCACATAGTAAGAATAAAGCTGAGAAGTAGATAAATCGTTTCATAATTGATAACCTGTTGGTTAATACTGGTATCATTTACAAAGTAAGTGCCAAAGTTTAAACGGCTACATCATTTTCTCTTAATGCGTTATTTAAAGAGGTTTTCTTA
This genomic window contains:
- a CDS encoding DUF3108 domain-containing protein; translated protein: MKRFIYFSALFLLCGSFITKDEPSYIPIDYDNFQRGERLEFKVNFGIFSIGEAEMVIDPKSYKVNHRPCYKIDVYGRTSGMVDWVANVDDHWGAYVDSAALIPHISYRKIREGNYKKDEVVRFDHRVNLIEAKVADKKTGKFKEPKVYVAPDGVRDMMAGAMYLRTVDFSKMKVGDKFMINGFFEDSFYDLELIYRGRDKVKTKAGKFNAIKLAPVIPENELFDGEDSIVAWVTDDKNKLPLKIQAKMFIGNVSVELSDYTQTKHPVTSKIK